A DNA window from Coffea arabica cultivar ET-39 chromosome 6c, Coffea Arabica ET-39 HiFi, whole genome shotgun sequence contains the following coding sequences:
- the LOC113691459 gene encoding uncharacterized protein isoform X1 has product MASEIPVPSTMAWSWVIEALSRSKQADTSLLIDIIKKAPEVSDDELGKNCREVVSLRILESLIVKGNQNKDKDAATVGQKLELDPSNNCEDVLRQISEMSAMDLTAVAPEMLNGDVQSFIVHKRASLPKPALQKLKDAILEGSHSILSSLKERSGLTVTTQCNDDIPVNGGNSNVLAQRLEDCSINNKVTLPYGNAASPTHTHDNMDDESQENLPDTNLLPAKRKTAAMRSEIVEIQTDGDQTTLDDCCTSHVQATKKFKQKANFTEDTVVQNAIAPTTHGPSTTLSEGVVRYIEKEGCNSKKEVQCGSSTPQNVDDDLEGNFPESNSLPAKRNRTAIAAENSEGKTLKDQIPLGDGCDIHGEVVKKFKQDGNSMMDDIDEDTVASPVHGLMKFSSEGSVKHIEKEGCNLETEVQVGGVESNGSPHGDDDQHYQLKRIAQSSHAFHQDHLVCDLQVPHDDAKVAELHAELDGQNNSVDETDGHDQRFELQTENATSLAMGVMEKNNSPENPVQNFEGNFQLSFGGSGSKDDMQHNPDFDMTSDSDDYRDEKMDIALKKDALLSSQCTYSQDSFATQAKYCVKCNKEGQLLVCSSDTCQLAVHSSCLPSAAHFDGKGKFYCPFCAYSRAISEYMQVKRKASFARKDLASFIGVQTVCQQKKATMKLGRESRNELRKNEGNNSEDFVNKVSDSHCGVKMGNKHQSEPPLSCSSDHSHSGEKVVSPSDRMPNTLVSGNLERKYMEPQCQLLGVQVEQPVVAHPVHGSDVDRKKAHMADRNEGNAGAEGKKVSEIPESALPQEPVCGPISESSEEDNEKSVRSYSIRLRRPIKNYTYPAIPQLRRKILPWTKAEEEKLKEGVQRLSSPHDRSIPWKQILEFGGDVFQRGRTTIDLKDKWRNICKGGPR; this is encoded by the exons ATGGCTTCCGAGATTCCTGTACCGTCAACCATGGCTTGGAGTTGGGTTATTGAAGCGCTATCCAGATCCAAGCAAGCAGATACGTCCCTTTTAATAG ATATAATTAAAAAGGCTCCAGAGGTTTCTGATGATGAACTGGGGAAGAATTGCAGAGAAGTCGTGTCGCTGAGAATCTTAGAGAGTTTGATTGTTAAGGGGAATCAAAACAAGGACAAGGATGCTGCTACAGTTGGTCAAAAACTTGAATTGGATCCGTCAAACAATTGTGAAGATGTTCTTCGACAAATATCAGAG ATGTCTGCGATGGATCTCACTGCAGTTGCACCAGAGATGTTGAATGGGGATGTTCAGTCCTTTATTGTGCACAAAAGAGCTTCTTTACCCAAGCCTGCTTTGCAAAAG CTTAAGGATGCCATTCTTGAAGGCAGCCATTCTATTCTTTCATCCTTAAAGGAAAGAAGTGGATTAACAGTTACAACTCAGTGTAATGATGATATACCGGTAAATGGTGGCAACTCCAATGTCCTTGCACAGAGACTTGAAGATTGCAGCATAAATAACAAAGTCACTCTGCCATATGGAAACGCGGCTTCTCCCACTCACACTCATGATAACATGGATGACGAATCACAGGAAAACTTGCCTGATACAAATCTTTTACCTGCTAAGAGGAAAACAGCTGCTATGAGAAGTGAAATTGTGGAGATACAAACCGATGGGGACCAAACCACATTGGATGATTGTTGTACTTCCCATGTGCAAGCCACCAAGAAATTTAAGCAGAAAGCCAATTTCACTGAAGACACTGTAGTCCAGAATGCAATAGCTCCAACCACCCATGGACCTTCAACAACTTTATCTGAAGGAGTTGTTAGATATATTGAAAAAGAAGGTTGTAATTCGAAAAAAGAAGTCCAATGTGGGTCTTCCACCCCTCAAAATGTGGATGATGATTTagaaggaaattttcctgagagTAATTCATTACCAGCTAAGAGGAATAGGACAGCAATTGCTGCTGAAAATTCAGAAGGGAAAACCTTGAAAGACCAAATCCCATTAGGTGATGGTTGTGATATCCATGGGGAAGTTGTTAAGAAGTTTAAGCAGGATGGGAATTCTATGATGGACGACATTGATGAGGATACTGTAGCTTCACCCGTGCATGGGCTAATGAAATTTTCATCTGAAGGATCTGTCAAACACATTGAAAAAGAAGGTTGCAATTTGGAAACAGAAGTTCAAGTTGGAGGCGTTGAGTCAAATGGATCTCCTCATGGTGATGATGATCAGCATTATCAATTAAAAAGGATTGCACAGAGTAGTCATGCATTTCATCAAGATCATTTAGTTTGTGATCTGCAGGTTCCTCATGATGATGCTAAAGTGGCTGAATTGCATGCAGAGTTAGATGGCCAAAACAATAGTGTTGATGAAACCGATGGACACGATCAACGTTTTGAGCTGCAGACAGAAAATGCTACATCTTTGGCCATGGGAGTAATGGAGAAAAATAATAGCCCAGAGAATCCTGTGCAGAATTTTGAGGGTAATTTTCAGCTAAGTTTCGGTGGTTCTGGATCCAAGGATGATATGCAGCACAATCCTGATTTTGATATGACTAGTGACAGTGATGACTATCGTGACGAGAAAATGGATATTGCCTTGAAAAAGGATGCTCTCTTGAGCTCTCAGTGCACATATAGTCAAGATTCCTTTGCAACACAGGCAAAGTATTGTGTGAAGTGTAACAAAGAAGGGCAATTACTGGTTTGTAGCTCCGACACCTGCCAGTTAGCAGTTCATTCCAGCTGCTTGCCTTCTGCTGCCCATTTTgatggaaaaggaaaattctACTGCCCTTTTTGTGCATATTCTCGTGCAATCTCGGAGTACATGCAAGTTAAGAGGAAGGCCTCATTTGCAAGGAAAGACTTAGCTTCCTTTATTGGTGTGCAAACTGTATGTCAACAAAAGAAGGCCACCATGAAATTGGGGAGAGAAAGTCGAAATGAGTTGCGAAAGAATGAAGGTAATAACAGTGAAGACTTTGTGAACAAGGTTTCTGATTCTCACTGTGGAGTTAAAATGGGTAACAAGCATCAATCAGAGCCTCCATTGTCATGTTCTAGTGATCATTCTCATTCTGGAGAAAAGGTGGTGTCTCCAAGTGATAGAATGCCCAATACCTTGGTGAGCGGAAACTTGGAAAGGAAATACATGGAGCCACAGTGCCAATTGCTTGGTGTGCAAGTTGAGCAGCCAGTTGTTGCTCATCCTGTACATGGATCTGATGTTGATCGCAAAAAAGCTCACATGGCTGATAGGAATGAGGGGAATGCTGGAGCTGAAGGCAAGAAAGTTTCAGAAATTCCAGAGTCAGCTTTACCTCAGGAACCTGTCTGTGGACCAATTAGTGAAAGCTCTGAAGAAGACAATGAGAAATCTGTGAGAAGTTACTCCATAAGATTGCGAAGGCCCATCAAGAACTA TACTTATCCAGCGATTCCTCAACTCAGGCGGAAAATTCTCCCATGGACAAAAGCAGAGGAAGAGAAGTTAAAG GAGGGGGTGCAGAGGCTTTCTAGTCCGCACGATCGAAGTATTCCATGGAAGCAGATTTTGGAATTTGGAGGTGATGTTTTCCAGAGAGGTCGCACCACAATCGACCTCAAGGATAAGTGGAGAAATATTTGTAAGGGAGGTCCAAGATGA
- the LOC113691459 gene encoding uncharacterized protein isoform X2: MSAMDLTAVAPEMLNGDVQSFIVHKRASLPKPALQKLKDAILEGSHSILSSLKERSGLTVTTQCNDDIPVNGGNSNVLAQRLEDCSINNKVTLPYGNAASPTHTHDNMDDESQENLPDTNLLPAKRKTAAMRSEIVEIQTDGDQTTLDDCCTSHVQATKKFKQKANFTEDTVVQNAIAPTTHGPSTTLSEGVVRYIEKEGCNSKKEVQCGSSTPQNVDDDLEGNFPESNSLPAKRNRTAIAAENSEGKTLKDQIPLGDGCDIHGEVVKKFKQDGNSMMDDIDEDTVASPVHGLMKFSSEGSVKHIEKEGCNLETEVQVGGVESNGSPHGDDDQHYQLKRIAQSSHAFHQDHLVCDLQVPHDDAKVAELHAELDGQNNSVDETDGHDQRFELQTENATSLAMGVMEKNNSPENPVQNFEGNFQLSFGGSGSKDDMQHNPDFDMTSDSDDYRDEKMDIALKKDALLSSQCTYSQDSFATQAKYCVKCNKEGQLLVCSSDTCQLAVHSSCLPSAAHFDGKGKFYCPFCAYSRAISEYMQVKRKASFARKDLASFIGVQTVCQQKKATMKLGRESRNELRKNEGNNSEDFVNKVSDSHCGVKMGNKHQSEPPLSCSSDHSHSGEKVVSPSDRMPNTLVSGNLERKYMEPQCQLLGVQVEQPVVAHPVHGSDVDRKKAHMADRNEGNAGAEGKKVSEIPESALPQEPVCGPISESSEEDNEKSVRSYSIRLRRPIKNYTYPAIPQLRRKILPWTKAEEEKLKEGVQRLSSPHDRSIPWKQILEFGGDVFQRGRTTIDLKDKWRNICKGGPR, translated from the exons ATGTCTGCGATGGATCTCACTGCAGTTGCACCAGAGATGTTGAATGGGGATGTTCAGTCCTTTATTGTGCACAAAAGAGCTTCTTTACCCAAGCCTGCTTTGCAAAAG CTTAAGGATGCCATTCTTGAAGGCAGCCATTCTATTCTTTCATCCTTAAAGGAAAGAAGTGGATTAACAGTTACAACTCAGTGTAATGATGATATACCGGTAAATGGTGGCAACTCCAATGTCCTTGCACAGAGACTTGAAGATTGCAGCATAAATAACAAAGTCACTCTGCCATATGGAAACGCGGCTTCTCCCACTCACACTCATGATAACATGGATGACGAATCACAGGAAAACTTGCCTGATACAAATCTTTTACCTGCTAAGAGGAAAACAGCTGCTATGAGAAGTGAAATTGTGGAGATACAAACCGATGGGGACCAAACCACATTGGATGATTGTTGTACTTCCCATGTGCAAGCCACCAAGAAATTTAAGCAGAAAGCCAATTTCACTGAAGACACTGTAGTCCAGAATGCAATAGCTCCAACCACCCATGGACCTTCAACAACTTTATCTGAAGGAGTTGTTAGATATATTGAAAAAGAAGGTTGTAATTCGAAAAAAGAAGTCCAATGTGGGTCTTCCACCCCTCAAAATGTGGATGATGATTTagaaggaaattttcctgagagTAATTCATTACCAGCTAAGAGGAATAGGACAGCAATTGCTGCTGAAAATTCAGAAGGGAAAACCTTGAAAGACCAAATCCCATTAGGTGATGGTTGTGATATCCATGGGGAAGTTGTTAAGAAGTTTAAGCAGGATGGGAATTCTATGATGGACGACATTGATGAGGATACTGTAGCTTCACCCGTGCATGGGCTAATGAAATTTTCATCTGAAGGATCTGTCAAACACATTGAAAAAGAAGGTTGCAATTTGGAAACAGAAGTTCAAGTTGGAGGCGTTGAGTCAAATGGATCTCCTCATGGTGATGATGATCAGCATTATCAATTAAAAAGGATTGCACAGAGTAGTCATGCATTTCATCAAGATCATTTAGTTTGTGATCTGCAGGTTCCTCATGATGATGCTAAAGTGGCTGAATTGCATGCAGAGTTAGATGGCCAAAACAATAGTGTTGATGAAACCGATGGACACGATCAACGTTTTGAGCTGCAGACAGAAAATGCTACATCTTTGGCCATGGGAGTAATGGAGAAAAATAATAGCCCAGAGAATCCTGTGCAGAATTTTGAGGGTAATTTTCAGCTAAGTTTCGGTGGTTCTGGATCCAAGGATGATATGCAGCACAATCCTGATTTTGATATGACTAGTGACAGTGATGACTATCGTGACGAGAAAATGGATATTGCCTTGAAAAAGGATGCTCTCTTGAGCTCTCAGTGCACATATAGTCAAGATTCCTTTGCAACACAGGCAAAGTATTGTGTGAAGTGTAACAAAGAAGGGCAATTACTGGTTTGTAGCTCCGACACCTGCCAGTTAGCAGTTCATTCCAGCTGCTTGCCTTCTGCTGCCCATTTTgatggaaaaggaaaattctACTGCCCTTTTTGTGCATATTCTCGTGCAATCTCGGAGTACATGCAAGTTAAGAGGAAGGCCTCATTTGCAAGGAAAGACTTAGCTTCCTTTATTGGTGTGCAAACTGTATGTCAACAAAAGAAGGCCACCATGAAATTGGGGAGAGAAAGTCGAAATGAGTTGCGAAAGAATGAAGGTAATAACAGTGAAGACTTTGTGAACAAGGTTTCTGATTCTCACTGTGGAGTTAAAATGGGTAACAAGCATCAATCAGAGCCTCCATTGTCATGTTCTAGTGATCATTCTCATTCTGGAGAAAAGGTGGTGTCTCCAAGTGATAGAATGCCCAATACCTTGGTGAGCGGAAACTTGGAAAGGAAATACATGGAGCCACAGTGCCAATTGCTTGGTGTGCAAGTTGAGCAGCCAGTTGTTGCTCATCCTGTACATGGATCTGATGTTGATCGCAAAAAAGCTCACATGGCTGATAGGAATGAGGGGAATGCTGGAGCTGAAGGCAAGAAAGTTTCAGAAATTCCAGAGTCAGCTTTACCTCAGGAACCTGTCTGTGGACCAATTAGTGAAAGCTCTGAAGAAGACAATGAGAAATCTGTGAGAAGTTACTCCATAAGATTGCGAAGGCCCATCAAGAACTA TACTTATCCAGCGATTCCTCAACTCAGGCGGAAAATTCTCCCATGGACAAAAGCAGAGGAAGAGAAGTTAAAG GAGGGGGTGCAGAGGCTTTCTAGTCCGCACGATCGAAGTATTCCATGGAAGCAGATTTTGGAATTTGGAGGTGATGTTTTCCAGAGAGGTCGCACCACAATCGACCTCAAGGATAAGTGGAGAAATATTTGTAAGGGAGGTCCAAGATGA